The sequence below is a genomic window from Eleginops maclovinus isolate JMC-PN-2008 ecotype Puerto Natales chromosome 20, JC_Emac_rtc_rv5, whole genome shotgun sequence.
GTTTATTGCATGTGCGCTTTGTAtccagtgttggaagaagtattcagattctttttATTCCTTAAAAATATTGTAAACTACGAGCAATGGCCTACATTAAAAACTATCTGAAGAATCATCAGCAAAAGgtagtaaaaatgtaaaacagcgTATTCATTGTGTAGTCAGTTGTTCCCTGCTAAGGTTTTCCTATTATATATGATGTGTGGAATTAATATTACTGCTCCGTTAATGTGTATTGAATTGTAAGCTTTAGATGTTTAAGGTTGTGCTAATGTTGTACAATGCATTAAAAagatatttacagtatgtgtgtagtGTCATACCTTGAAATTCAACttttcatcagaaaaacagCTATGTTTTCAAAGAAAGTTTAGAAATAGTAAATTTATCTTAAGTATAGTTAactttgaaattgaaatgtttccgtgaacggaaatatatttaaatttaaactcAGTGCCCAAGTGCACTTTTGAGTTGTTTCTACCACTATTTGTCTAGTGAAGAGCAATAATCAAGACTACATGTCGGTACTTGGGGAATATAAAATGAAACCTGGTTGTATGTGTGCATCTTGATTATCTTGAGTTTATTGAATAAAGATAATTGTATACACACGTTGTCTGCTCAAGATTTTAAAATTGTGCATAGTGTGTACAATTAAGGCTATAATAGAAGAACACATGTAGGCACAAAGCAGCCAACATAAGAGCTAAAAATATCTAAtctaattaaaatatatacgATAATCACAtctttaacatgtttaaattgaagacagaaagacagaatatatatcaaaaatgtttaatgaataAACATTTAGAGGACAACCTTGCCAAAACAAAtggcaaaatatatatttacagagACAAGTCATTAACACAAACTTGAGGCCACTCTTTTTCCCAAAACTCACAATCAACCTCAAATCATAACTTAACCAAAAGTTTGCATTATGCAAAGGAGGCTTGTGGAAATTGCTCATCATGATACTGGAGGTACTTAGGGCAACTGTAGAAGTATTTTCTTGTAACACTGTAGCTAGAACAGTGGCGGAACCAAAGCGGACAGAAAGTAGACAAACAATTACAGTTTTATCTGCCATCTTGGACTATAACAATATCCTTGTTATGATACAAGAGTGCACACAACTATTCTACCTACACCTTTAAAGAATTTAGAAAAGTCCTCAAGAATTGGCCATGGCTGGAATTATCAGAAAGAGACTTAAAAGGAAAAGGCATCTACATTTGTTTAACCTGTTTTCATGGCAACACAAAAACGCAGAATGGGTGAAGGTGAGCATAGCAGAGAAACCCTCAAGGTCAGTCATTCGTAGACACTAGAGTGTCCCTGAGCAATATATTGTATCCCTTTTACCTACACCTACACGGAGCAGGCAGAGACAGGAGCATCATGTCATTGTCTGCTCTCTGATCAGGCATTTTTCAGCCCCGTACTGTATGATGACCTGACCCTGGTAATGAGATGTGCATTTGTGGTTTCGTCGCTCTGCATTCAATAGTTTTTCGTTGAAAACCAAGgggatgctaacttctgggttgCCATACAGTTACAAGTCTTCTCGGCAGCACTCAAGTAAACAATAATGCGACTCAAAAATTAACTATTTAACTAAatgaattttgtatttttgtatgaaaCATACTTAGACAAAGCAACAACTGTAAAGAAATTAGTGGAGTGGGTGCCTGACTAATTGtttcatgaacattttttatagTCCGCGACCACTGTTCTTTAAAACACATAACAATAAGAAATCTGTAACTAAAGCTAGTCCTTTACTGTAGCAAAACAACACGGGAGAAGATACCAGCAGGCTCTTTGCCGTCACCCAATGCTGCCCGGAAGCCTTCCTGTTGCCGAGCACGCGCCACTTTTGCAAGTGAGAGGAATGACCGAGGTTCTGTGATGGCCAGGTCGCTGATCACACGTCGGTTTAGCTGAACACTGGTCTGTATGAAGGACgagaaaaaatgtcacacacagaaagagtAAATAAACAGCATGGGGAACAGAGAGGATGGGTGCACCATTGCGGAATTCAGCACAGCTTACCTTGGTGAGGTTGTGCATTAGAACGGGATACTTCATGCCATGCTCACGTGATGCTGCTGCAATGCGTGAGATCCAGAGCTGAATAAATgagcaaaaccaaaacaattaaTGTTGATTGAAATCACAACGGGGTCAAtccttttagttttgttttaaatgttgcacaTTATTTACAATTGTTTTCATTCCTCTATAGGTTTCAATCAATTTGTTTCTGCAAACAAATGTTTACGCTTGCATTGTaaattctgtacattttatatttgagtATTGTTTTGTCTCACCGTCCTCATGTTGCGTTTCTTGAGCCTCCGACCTTTGGTGGCGTAGACGAAAGCCCTCCTGACCGCCTTCACTGCCAGCGTGTAGCAGCGGTTCTTCCTGCCTCTGAAGTGCTGGAGGAGGAAGCGACAGAAGGGATGACTAAAACCATATGACCACCATTACTTATGCTCCATGCAGTACATTGGATTCAAATGATGAGGACTCAAACAACACGGGTCATCTTTACACAGCAGATACACATTGCAAATTACTTTAACTGAAGGTCTGGTTTGAACGAGATTTCAAATTTAACCACCCCAAAGACTTAAATATTACAAACACCACAACGTTTGACATAACCGTTTAAGCCATATTCCCCTCCAGAAAATAGTCGTGGCCTTACCTTTGCATGTTTGATTATTTCTTGAACTTTCCAATATCTGTCAGGTCCACGGCTTCGGATCCAGCTAGACAAAGACAGGAACACCATCTTCAAAAGCACTCCTTCACCACGGTCTTCTTGTTAACAGAATATAAACGTTTAAGTGACCTTAGCACAGCTTTACTGCTAAGATACTCACTGTTATGTGAGTCCAACACGCCGTGCCACAACTGACACAAGCGCACAAGGTTCGTTTAATTTGAAAGCCTGGTCGTCTCGTAGATGTCCTCTGCCGAAGCTCCGCCCGTCTACTGCTGACAAGATAAAGCCTGCATCATTATTGAAATATAATCA
It includes:
- the mrpl20 gene encoding 39S ribosomal protein L20, mitochondrial; amino-acid sequence: MVFLSLSSWIRSRGPDRYWKVQEIIKHAKHFRGRKNRCYTLAVKAVRRAFVYATKGRRLKKRNMRTLWISRIAAASREHGMKYPVLMHNLTKTSVQLNRRVISDLAITEPRSFLSLAKVARARQQEGFRAALGDGKEPAGIFSRVVLLQ